A genomic segment from Maniola jurtina chromosome 16, ilManJurt1.1, whole genome shotgun sequence encodes:
- the LOC123873280 gene encoding keratin-associated protein 5-8-like encodes MACCCKPGRSNKSSISCLGRCDLPKHRCLERKDIKPGPVPKHMGWLYTAKDSPEHQLRCGWRPGHIACSVLKKIEQHNCMKSSDCTPCTSTCSKSPCLKPCCAPPKCLAVCPSSTSCCKQPPCTQPLIRIIRHGGQYSICTKPSNISNAPSGPNPLKYVLNTDDSPDTGAKYSVEAKFNDYHFDYTSSQSSFVLDFSPPEQKCFKPCSKRSTTCMTGGTENKNKSQSK; translated from the exons CAAACAAATCATCAATTAGTTGCTTGGGCCGATGCGATCTACCAAAGCATCGATGTCTGGAAAGAAAAGACATAAAACCCGGACCGGTGCCGAAGCATATGGGATGGCTTTATACAGCTAAGGACTCGCCTGAACATCAG CTAAGATGTGGCTGGCGTCCAGGCCACATAGCCTGCTCAGTTCTCAAAAAAATCGAGCAACACAACTGCATGAAATCTAGCGACTGCACACCTTGTACATCAACCTGCTCCAAGTCCCCTTGTTTGAAGCCATGCTGCGCGCCGCCAAAATGTCTAGCCGTCTGCCCCTCATCGACATCCTGTTGCAAGCAACCTCCATGCACCCAACCTCTTATACGAATCATCAGACACGGAGGCCAATATAGCATATGCACTAAACCTTCTAACATATCCAACGCGCCGTCTGGACCTAACCCATTAAAATATGTCCTTAACACAGATGACAGCCCAGACACTGGTGCAAAATACAGTGTAGAAGCAAAGTTCAATGATTACCATTTTGATTACACTAGCTCCCAGTCATCCTTTGTTCTGGATTTCTCCCCGCCAGAGCAGAAGTGCTTTAAACCGTGCTCAAAGAGAAGTACGACTTGCATGACGGGTGGAAcagaaaacaaaaacaaatcgCAATCCAAATAA
- the LOC123873281 gene encoding mitochondrial import inner membrane translocase subunit Tim9-like encodes MTSPQVMSEADQIKTFKDFLVQYNKLSELCFNDCIHDFTSRNLRASEDKCTANCMEKYLRTNQRVSQRFHEFQMIANENMIALAQKSGNPS; translated from the exons atgaCTTCCCCGCAAGTAATGAGTGAAGCTGATCAAATTAAAACG TTCAAAGATTTCTTGGTTCAGTACAATAAACTGTCAGAACTTTGCTTCAATGACTGCATACATGACTTCACTTCGAGAAATCTGCGAGCCTCAGAG GACAAATGCACAGCAAATTGTATGGAGAAGTACTTGAGGACCAACCAACGGGTTTCACAAAGGTTCCACGAGTTCCAGATGATAGCCAATGAGAACATGATAGCGTTAGCCCAAAAGTCGGGTAATCCAAGTTAA